A single genomic interval of Oryza sativa Japonica Group chromosome 7, ASM3414082v1 harbors:
- the LOC136357419 gene encoding uncharacterized protein yields MPFTGQLSLVMSMIGMKREVGLTEGNDAEKSPQDFADCVSQEQLRTLQENTQKDITEAVAKSVQDTFTKIGFLNHMERLDKRISTLTDRVAALETPSNEEVSGDDDAHPEDTVYDSSGYIDMPVTRQARLRRRLCTNRTSMGGTRHQQGNNNRVPEDPYAKVKFKIPSFSGYYDAEKYLDWEMTVEQASSEFKDFAIMWWAGLSDKGALSTIWEELKVAMRDRFVPPSYHRDLRKKLMRLEQGDKSVQDYYGELQKGVRRCGIVEGVEDAICRFYSGLREEIQNIVDYKEFNSVNQLFQFAMLAEKELQGREQQGKNKKDCPSQRAYVVTEDGYITTSDVEEEEEEEEVEDEDGEVFGRDDTMAYRTIIVQREYEDVFPAEIPLGLPPMRGIEHQIDLIPGALLPNRAVYRTNLEETKEIQRQVQDLLDHGYIRQSLSPCAVPGIEVDETKIEAIKSWPVPQTITEVRSFLGLAGFYRRFIKDFSTFATPLNELTKKGVVFHWGKTQEKSFDTLKDKLTHAPLLQLPNFGKTFELECDASGVGIGGVLMQDGKPVAYFSEKLHGSVLNHSTYDKELYALEAHGGGLMGHFEAKKTEDVLALHFFWPRMRKDVERFVARCTTCQKAKSRLNPHDRDAKFLSHFWHMLWNKLGTKLLFSTTCHPQTYGQTEVVNRTLGTMLRAILKKNLKMWEECLPHVEFAYNWATHSTTKDRFPELRKSKLMPRADGPFKIIEKINDNVYKLELPPEFGVSTTFNISDLKPYLGEEDELESRTTSIQEGEDNADITTSDIHNNPPTIIQGPITRARARQLNLELGRGKREDKEGEKTSNNKPNNNKPKGSSQERKMENLRKAFQQVCAAFEPLSDVDGENGDDDKGKNISDVCFMARGESDTEFEDNEISS; encoded by the exons ATGCCGTTCACCGGCCAGTTGTCGCTGGTGATGAGCATGATTGGCATGAAACGTGAGGTCGGTCTCACAGAAG GGAACGATGCTGAGAAGAGTCCCCAGGATTTTGCTGACTGTGTCAGTCAAGAGCAACTACGAACTCTCCAAGAAAATACTCAAAAGGACATCACGGAGGCCGTTGCAAAGTCTGTCCAAGATACTTTCACTAAAATCGGCTTCCTGAACCACATGGAGAGGTTGGACAAGCGGATATCCACGCTAACTGATCGGGTTGCTGCGTTGGAGACACCTTCCAATGAGGAAGTGAGCGGTGACGACGATGCTCATCCTGAAGACACGGTGTATGATTCTAGTGGCTATATTGACATGCCAGTTACAAGGCAAGCACGGCTACGACGTCGTCTATGCACAAACCGCACAAGTATGGGTGGTACTCGCCaccaacaaggtaataataatcgTGTGCCCGAGGATCCTTATGCTAAGGTAAAGTTTAAAATACCATCTTTTTCGGGATATTATGATGCTGAGAAATACCTTGATTGGGAGATGACAGTAGAACAAGCCAGTAGTGAGTTCAAAGATTTTGCTATCATGTGGTGGGCTGGGTTATCTGATAAGGGAGCTTTATCTACTATTTGGGAAGAACTTAAGGTAGCTATGCGCGATAGGTTTGTTCCTCCATCTTATCATAGAGATTTACGCAAGAAACTGATGCGTTTAGAACAAGGGGATAAATCTGTACAAGATTACTATGGTGAGCTACAAAAGGGTGTGAGACGTTGTGGCATAGTGGAGGGGGTCGAGGATGCCATTTGTCGTTTTTATTCTGGTTTGAGGGAGGAAATTCAGAACATTGTTGATTATAAGGAATTTAACTCTGTCAACCAGTTGTTTCAGTTTGCTATGCTTGCAGAGAAGGAATTGCAGGGGCGTGAGCAGCAGGGCAAGAACAAG AAAGATTGCCCTAGTCAACGGGCATATGTTGTTACAGAAGATGGCTACATTACCACCTCCGAcgtggaagaagaagaggaggaagaagaagttgaGGATGAGGATGGCGAAGTCTTTGGTCGTGATGACACAATGGCCTACAGGACCATCATTGTGCAGCGG gagtATGAGGATGTCTTTCCAGCTGAGATACCTCTGGGCTTGCCACCTATGAGAGGGATAGAGCATCAAATTGATTTGATTCCAGGAGCATTATTGCCAAACCGTGCTGTTTATCGAACCAACCTAGAGGAGACTAAGGAAATTCAGCGGCAAGTTCAAGATCTTTTGGACCACGGGTATATACGTCAAAGCCTTAGTCCTTGTGCAGTTCCT GGAATTGAGGTGGATGAGACAAAAATTGAAGCCATAAAAAGTTGGCCAGTTCCCCAAACCATCACAGAGGTGAGGAGTTTTCTTGGTCTTGCAGGATTCTATCGCCGTTTCATCAAAGATTTCAGTACCTTTGCTACACCATTGAATGAGTTGACGAAGAAAGGGGTGGTCTTCCATTGGGGAAAGACACAGGAGAAGTCGTTTGACACTTTGAAGGACAAGCTTACACACGCACCATTGCTACAACTTCCAAACTTTGGTAAGACTTTTGAGTTggaatgtgatgctagtggaGTTGGCATTGGaggtgtgttgatgcaagatggTAAGCCGGTTGCATATTTTAGCGAGAAGTTGCATGGTTCTGTTTTGAATCATTCCACGtatgataaggaattgtatgCTCTT GAAGCACATGGAGGAGGGTTGATGGGACATTTTGAAGCTAAGAAGACGGAAGATGTTTTGGCCTTGCATTTCTTTTGGCCAAGAATGAGAAAAGATGTTGAGAGGTTCGTGGCACGTTGCACCACTTGTCAGAAAGCTAAGTCTCGTTTGAatccacatg ATCGTGATGCAAAATTCTTAAGTCATTTTTGGCACATGCTATGGAATAAGTTGGGTACAAAGCTATTGTTTTCTACAACATGTCACCCACAAACATATGGACAAACGGAGGTAGTCAACCGCACTTTGGGTACCATGCTGAGggctattttgaagaaaaatttgaagatgtgggaagaatgtTTGCCTCATGTGGAGTTTGCATACAATTGGGCAACACATTCTACTACCAAG GATAGATTTCCGGAATTGAGAAAGTCTAAGTTGATGCCTCGTGCTGATGGTCCTTTTAAAATTATTGAGAAGATTAATGATAATGTATATAAACTTGAGTTGCCTCCCGAGTTTGGGGTTAGTACCACATTTAACATTTCAGATTTGAAGCCATACTTGGGAGAAGAGGATGAGCTTGAGTCGAGGACAACTTCAATTCAAGAGGGGGAGGATAATGCGGACATCACTACCTCGGATAtacacaacaatcctccaacgatcattcaaggaccgataacaagagctcgtgcacgacaattaaatttagag cttgggagaggcaaaagagaagacaaagaggGTGAGAAGACCAGCAacaacaagcccaacaacaacaagccgaAGGGTTCATCCCAagagaggaagatggagaatctCAGGAAGGCCtttcaacaagtttgcgccgccttcgagccactaagtgatgtagatggtgaaaaTGGAGACGATGATAAGGGGAAGAACatctccgatgtttgcttcatggcgcgtggtgaatctgacacGGAGTTTGAAGATAATGAG attagttcataa